In one window of Gadus chalcogrammus isolate NIFS_2021 chromosome 12, NIFS_Gcha_1.0, whole genome shotgun sequence DNA:
- the suco gene encoding SUN domain-containing ossification factor isoform X1 yields the protein MKRLRDLLVCLIVALLCWCPSNYVYSSEQSVPSPAQSGGDTDPEVHKRTMEGALEQESTRHKIEEESLHTLTSYDVGLKTERAESLKQPPAENIHNSELTLTPDEASSAADIPPDHQTDFIPGSPETRKDTEPQTYSDPHSEGQDHDRAAQALQSPTPSTSSMLVTPDQPPPPAQDQATTDITPPRALLPEPTEGSGDAPAPQPTLEAVPSADPSGEQSPRDIQDAPTSGSVGSLHTGAVWVASDGDEPPVDSFVSAEHYAELSDSQCGVKLATCANPTFGSPLPSEDVNEAESQWSEQQVQEVEVQQLKVSLSPIERQEEDLQVLRDRDLQGNATAPHQEEAGDADISKETDSSVPSKEDIPTFDEWKKQVMEVEKEKSQSLHTSTNGSPHPVKKVKKNFKNNYASVECGAKILSANIEAKSTSAILMENMDLYMLNPCSNKIWFVIELCEPIQVKQLDIANFELFSSTPRDFLVSISDRYPTNKWVKLGTFHARDERTVQSFPLDEQLYAKYVKMFIKYIKVELLSHFGSEHFCPLSLIRVFGTSMVEEYEEIADSQYPSERLEYLEEDYDYPPGFQPTEDKAAKNLLGSATNAILNMVNNIAANVLGAKPELADGTHLEDNDTEEAGYVKDESPEILLTATPTISGSATLETAEVEMGPTASQPNSDLPTELPTPTPSSPEPLEFMQIVTLVEVDEEEEQEEKQSTVTLMEKEEGEEEEEEEQEQEERMRREGEKENMKEEERRRWRESQMYCPLSHSFSFSFSCMASLPELLHGWCSARLARSLQRNSRRRQLNAQQAQQAREETHAPPKTEGPPVVLTPVGASPSPALTQEILPLTESVVPEPHPSHQTIDQESPPANHAISAHTHPETHIPVPSPAPGPQIVLEPSRTATIPPHSFSQATLSRPNQEEGGDDVPALEFTPLPSLYQVLVMETQVASSVTFTPTPSLTLQPTASETAAQQDYSILPVQDQSVQPLLSASHPIDTIPPPTELPPAQPIDAHTDPARQGPDGGELLKPESHYASGEKVDPSTAQATEHQRGEESVDELLLSSNGNIQRSATEYYAELHGDYGAGSGNGNGAMLNGATVHGSSQKESVFMRLNNRIKALEMNMSLSSRYLEELSQRYRKQMEEMQRAFNKTIIKLENTSRIAEEQDQKQTDSIQVLQNQLENVTKLMLNLTSTVSQLQREVSDRQCYLVVSLVLCLSLGLLLCLQCCRNSPAHTNQINSPVLPKSNHYPSPKRCFSSYDDMSLMRRVTCPLVRSKSFQLSSTDVGPDDLYIVEPLRFSPEKKKKRCKTKPSEKVEALMMPCPSSPMANGGPKCNGFHRCLSAPPPPLPALLPPPPPQSPPNPLPQYARVPVEDLTLTLAFRPSSVETGGGGSSSSSSSSSTHSEESYTSRLPPPSLSFSSLSPGMYIEALPFPLHRDPTAKPRQVKRSVKQRKSRQSELQFPSVPEGVVGSLPSLQKLIKGNKDISVGSVSLGMSE from the exons aTTGAGGAAGAGTCGTTGCACACGCTTACGTCATATGATGTGGGACTGAAGACGGAGAGAGCAGAATCACTAAAGCAACCGCCAGCAGAAAACATACACAACAGTGAACTG ACTCTGACCCCAGATGAGGCGTCTTCAGCGGCAGATATCCCACCAGACCATCAAACCGACTTTATACCGGGTTCTCCTGAAACCAGAAAAGACACAGAGCCCCAGACATACTCGGATCCACACTCTGAAGGCCAGGACCACGACCGGGCAGCCCAGGCTCTACAGTCCCCcactccctctacctcctccatgCTGGTCACCCCAGACCAGCCGCCACCTCCAGCCCAGGACCAGGCTACCACAGACATTACTCCACCCCGAGCCCTCCTCCCCGAGCCGACGGAGGGTTCCGGCGATGCCCCCGCGCCGCAGCCCACCTTGGAGGCTGTCCCATCGGCTGACCCCTCCGGGGAGCAGTCCCCACGCGACATCCAAGACGCGCCTACCTCAGGGAGCGTCGGCTCCTTGCACACAGG TGCAGTGTGGGTTGCCAGTGACGGAGACGAACCCCCAGTAGACAGCTTTGTCTCTGCTGAGCACTATGCTGAGCTCTCTGACTCACAATGTGGAGTCAAACTGGCAACCTGTGCAAACCCTACTTTTGGCAGCCCTCTCCCCAG TGAGGATGTTAATGAAGCGGAGAGCCAGTGGTCCGAGCAGCAGgtccaggaggtggaggtccaaCAGTTAAAGGTGTCTCTGAGCCCAATAGAGCGGCAGGAGGAGGATCTCCAGGTGCTGAGGGACAGGGACCTGCAGGGAAATGCTACCGCTCCCCACCAAGAAGAG GCGGGGGATGCCGACATCTCCAAAGAGACGGACTCCTCGGTGCCGAGCAAAGAGGATATCCCAACCTTTGATGAGTGGAAGAAACAAGTCATGGAGGTGGAGAAAGAGAAGA GTCAGTCTCTTCATACCTCAACCAACGGTAGCCCCCACCCTGTGAAAAAGGTCAAGAAGAATTTCAAGAACAACTACGCTTCTGTGGAGTGCGGTGCCAAGATACTGTCTGCTAACATTGAGGCCAAG AGCACCTCTGCTATCCTCATGGAGAATATGGACCTGTACATGTTAAATCCATGCAGTAACAAAATATG GTTTGTAATTGAGCTCTGTGAGCCCATCCAAGTGAAGCAGCTCGACATTGCCAACTTTGAGCTTTTCTCGTCCACACCCAGAGACTTCCTGGTCTCAATCAGCGACAG GTACCCCACTAACAAATGGGTGAAGTTGGGAACGTTCCACGCACGGGACGAGCGCACCGTTCAGAGCTTCCCATTGGACGAACAGCTCTATGCAAAATATGTGAAG ATGTTCATCAAGTACATAAAG GTGGAACTCCTGTCCCACTTTGGATCTGAACATTTTTGTCCCCTCAGCCTCATTAG GGTATTTGGCACCAGTATGGTTGAAGAATATGAAGAAATAGCAGATTCTCAGTATCCCTCAGAGAGACTTGAGTACCTGGAGGAGGACTATG ACTACCCTCCAGGTTTCCAGCCCACTGAGGACAAGGCTGCAAAAAACCTCCTCGGCTCTGCTACca ATGCCATCCTTAATATGGTCAACAACATAGCCGCCAATGTGCTGGGGGCCAAACCAGAGCTTGCCGATGGGACACACCTAGAAG ACAATGACACGGAAGAGGCGGGCTATGTAAAGGATGAAAGCCCGGAGATCCTGCTCACAGCAACGCCAACGATAAGCGGTTCCGCAAC ATTGGAGACGGCAGAGGTGGAGATGGGACCCACTGCATCCCAGCCGAACTCTGACCTTCCCACTGAGCTTCCCActcctaccccctcctctccagaaCCCCTGGAGTTCATGCAGATCGTCaccctggtggaggtggatgaggaggaggagcaggaggaaaagCAGTCCACAGTCACCCTgatggagaaggaagagggcgaggaggaggaagaggaggagcaggagcaggaagagaggatgagacgggaaggagagaaggagaatatGAAGGAAGAAGAAAGgcggagatggagggagagtcAAATGTACTGCCCCCTCTCccattccttctccttctctttttcctGCATGGCCTCCTTGCCAGAGCTTCTGCACGGCTGGTGCTCGGCCAGGTTGGCCCGCAGCCTGCAGCGCAACTCCCGCCGCAGGCAGTTAAACGCCCAGCAGGCCCAACAGGCCCGCGAGGAGACACACGCCCCCCCCAAAACAGAAGGTCCTCCCGTGGTGCTGACCCCCGTCggcgcctccccctctcctgcctTGACCCAGGAAATCCTACCCCTGACAGAAAGTGTGGTTCCTGAGCCCCATCCTTCGCACCAGACCATCGACCAGGAATCGCCTCCTGCCAATCATGCCatcagcgcgcacacacatcctGAAACACACATACCCGTGCCCTCACCTGCCCCAGGGCCCCAGATAGTGTTGGAGCCCAGCCGGACTGccaccatccccccccacaGCTTCTCCCAGGCCACATTGAGCAGGCCCAACCAGGAGGAGGGTGGCGACGATGTTCCCGCCCTGGAGTTTACCCCCCTTCCTAGCCTCTACCAGGTGTTGGTGATGGAGACCCAGGTAGCCAGTAGTGTCaccttcacccccaccccaagCCTCACCCTGCAGCCCACCGCCTCCGAGACGGCTGCTCAACAAGACTACTCCATTCTCCCTGTCCAGGACCAGTCCGTacagcctctcctctccgcctccCATCCAATAGACACCATCCCACCTCCAACGGAGCTGCCCCCCGCCCAGCCCATAGACGCCCACACGGACCCGGCAAGGCAAGGTCCGGACGGCGGGGAGCTTCTGAAGCCCGAATCCCACTACGCCTCTGGGGAGAAGGTGGACCCTTCCACGGCCCAGGCAACAGAGCACCAGCGGGGGGAGGAATCGGTGGACGAGCTCCTCCTCAGCTCCAACGGGAACATCCAGCGGTCAGCCACGGAATACTACGCAGAGCTGCACGGGGACTACGGGGCCGGGAGTGGGAACGGGAACGGGGCTATGCTGAACGGGGCCACGGTGCACGGTTCCAGCCAGAAGGAGAGTGTCTTCATGAGGCTCAACAACAGGATCAAGGCCCTGGAGATGAACATGAGCCTGTCCAGCAGATACCTTGAGGAGCTCAgccagag GTACCGGAAACAGATGGAAGAGATGCAGAGAGCCTTTAACAAAACCATCATAAAGCTGGAAAACACCTCTCGTATCGCTGAGGAGCAG GACCAGAAGCAGACGGACTCCATCCAGGTTCTGCAGAACCAGCTGGAGAACGTCACCAAGCTGATGCTCAACCTCACGTCTACGGTCAGCCAGCTCCAGAGAGAG GTGTCGGACCGCCAGTGCTACCTGGTAGTGTCCTTggtcctctgtctctccctgggcCTGCTGCTCTGTCTGCAGTGCTGCCGTAATTCCCCTGCCCACACAAACCAAATCAATTCCCCTGTTCTGCCCAAGAGCAACCACTACCCCAGCCCCAAGAG atGTTTTTCGTCATATGATGATATGAGTCTTATGCGAAGAGTGACCTGTCCTCTTGTTCGCTCCAAGTCCTTTCAGCTGTCGTCTACAGATG TAGGTCCAGATGACTTGTACATTGTAGAACCTCTAAGGTTTTCTCCAGAGAAAAAG AAAAAGCGGTGTAAGACGAAGCCATCGGAGAAGGTTGAGGCGCTGATGATGCCATGCCCCTCGAGCCCCATGGCGAATGGTGGTCCCAAATGCAACGGCTTCCATCGCTGCCtgtctgcccctcctcctcctcttcctgccctcctgcccccacctcctcctcagtcaCCCCCTAATCCCCTCCCTCAGTACGCCCGTGTCCCCGTGGAGGATTTGACGTTGACGCTCGCTTTCAGGCCATCGTCTGTGGAGACTGGCGGCGgcggaagcagcagcagcagctctagCTCCTCCACCCACTCGGAAGAGTCTTACACCAGCCgcctccccccgccctccctcagcttctcctccttgtcgccgGGTATGTACATCGAGGCCCTGCCCTTCCCGCTGCACCGGGACCCCACAGCCAAGCCCCGCCAGGTGAAGCGCTCGGTGAAGCAGCGAAAGTCGCGGCAGTCTGAGCTGCAGTTCCCCTCCGTGCCAGAGGGGGTGGTCGGCTCTCTACCCAGCCTGCAAAAATTGATCAAGGGAAACAAGGATATCAGCGTGGGGTCAGTGTCACTGGGCATGTCTGAATAA
- the suco gene encoding SUN domain-containing ossification factor isoform X2, giving the protein MKRLRDLLVCLIVALLCWCPSNYVYSSEQSVPSPAQSGGDTDPEVHKRTMEGALEQESTRHKIEEESLHTLTSYDVGLKTERAESLKQPPAENIHNSELTLTPDEASSAADIPPDHQTDFIPGSPETRKDTEPQTYSDPHSEGQDHDRAAQALQSPTPSTSSMLVTPDQPPPPAQDQATTDITPPRALLPEPTEGSGDAPAPQPTLEAVPSADPSGEQSPRDIQDAPTSGSVGSLHTGAVWVASDGDEPPVDSFVSAEHYAELSDSQCGVKLATCANPTFGSPLPSEDVNEAESQWSEQQVQEVEVQQLKVSLSPIERQEEDLQVLRDRDLQGNATAPHQEEAGDADISKETDSSVPSKEDIPTFDEWKKQVMEVEKEKSQSLHTSTNGSPHPVKKVKKNFKNNYASVECGAKILSANIEAKSTSAILMENMDLYMLNPCSNKIWFVIELCEPIQVKQLDIANFELFSSTPRDFLVSISDRYPTNKWVKLGTFHARDERTVQSFPLDEQLYAKYVKVELLSHFGSEHFCPLSLIRVFGTSMVEEYEEIADSQYPSERLEYLEEDYDYPPGFQPTEDKAAKNLLGSATNAILNMVNNIAANVLGAKPELADGTHLEDNDTEEAGYVKDESPEILLTATPTISGSATLETAEVEMGPTASQPNSDLPTELPTPTPSSPEPLEFMQIVTLVEVDEEEEQEEKQSTVTLMEKEEGEEEEEEEQEQEERMRREGEKENMKEEERRRWRESQMYCPLSHSFSFSFSCMASLPELLHGWCSARLARSLQRNSRRRQLNAQQAQQAREETHAPPKTEGPPVVLTPVGASPSPALTQEILPLTESVVPEPHPSHQTIDQESPPANHAISAHTHPETHIPVPSPAPGPQIVLEPSRTATIPPHSFSQATLSRPNQEEGGDDVPALEFTPLPSLYQVLVMETQVASSVTFTPTPSLTLQPTASETAAQQDYSILPVQDQSVQPLLSASHPIDTIPPPTELPPAQPIDAHTDPARQGPDGGELLKPESHYASGEKVDPSTAQATEHQRGEESVDELLLSSNGNIQRSATEYYAELHGDYGAGSGNGNGAMLNGATVHGSSQKESVFMRLNNRIKALEMNMSLSSRYLEELSQRYRKQMEEMQRAFNKTIIKLENTSRIAEEQDQKQTDSIQVLQNQLENVTKLMLNLTSTVSQLQREVSDRQCYLVVSLVLCLSLGLLLCLQCCRNSPAHTNQINSPVLPKSNHYPSPKRCFSSYDDMSLMRRVTCPLVRSKSFQLSSTDVGPDDLYIVEPLRFSPEKKKKRCKTKPSEKVEALMMPCPSSPMANGGPKCNGFHRCLSAPPPPLPALLPPPPPQSPPNPLPQYARVPVEDLTLTLAFRPSSVETGGGGSSSSSSSSSTHSEESYTSRLPPPSLSFSSLSPGMYIEALPFPLHRDPTAKPRQVKRSVKQRKSRQSELQFPSVPEGVVGSLPSLQKLIKGNKDISVGSVSLGMSE; this is encoded by the exons aTTGAGGAAGAGTCGTTGCACACGCTTACGTCATATGATGTGGGACTGAAGACGGAGAGAGCAGAATCACTAAAGCAACCGCCAGCAGAAAACATACACAACAGTGAACTG ACTCTGACCCCAGATGAGGCGTCTTCAGCGGCAGATATCCCACCAGACCATCAAACCGACTTTATACCGGGTTCTCCTGAAACCAGAAAAGACACAGAGCCCCAGACATACTCGGATCCACACTCTGAAGGCCAGGACCACGACCGGGCAGCCCAGGCTCTACAGTCCCCcactccctctacctcctccatgCTGGTCACCCCAGACCAGCCGCCACCTCCAGCCCAGGACCAGGCTACCACAGACATTACTCCACCCCGAGCCCTCCTCCCCGAGCCGACGGAGGGTTCCGGCGATGCCCCCGCGCCGCAGCCCACCTTGGAGGCTGTCCCATCGGCTGACCCCTCCGGGGAGCAGTCCCCACGCGACATCCAAGACGCGCCTACCTCAGGGAGCGTCGGCTCCTTGCACACAGG TGCAGTGTGGGTTGCCAGTGACGGAGACGAACCCCCAGTAGACAGCTTTGTCTCTGCTGAGCACTATGCTGAGCTCTCTGACTCACAATGTGGAGTCAAACTGGCAACCTGTGCAAACCCTACTTTTGGCAGCCCTCTCCCCAG TGAGGATGTTAATGAAGCGGAGAGCCAGTGGTCCGAGCAGCAGgtccaggaggtggaggtccaaCAGTTAAAGGTGTCTCTGAGCCCAATAGAGCGGCAGGAGGAGGATCTCCAGGTGCTGAGGGACAGGGACCTGCAGGGAAATGCTACCGCTCCCCACCAAGAAGAG GCGGGGGATGCCGACATCTCCAAAGAGACGGACTCCTCGGTGCCGAGCAAAGAGGATATCCCAACCTTTGATGAGTGGAAGAAACAAGTCATGGAGGTGGAGAAAGAGAAGA GTCAGTCTCTTCATACCTCAACCAACGGTAGCCCCCACCCTGTGAAAAAGGTCAAGAAGAATTTCAAGAACAACTACGCTTCTGTGGAGTGCGGTGCCAAGATACTGTCTGCTAACATTGAGGCCAAG AGCACCTCTGCTATCCTCATGGAGAATATGGACCTGTACATGTTAAATCCATGCAGTAACAAAATATG GTTTGTAATTGAGCTCTGTGAGCCCATCCAAGTGAAGCAGCTCGACATTGCCAACTTTGAGCTTTTCTCGTCCACACCCAGAGACTTCCTGGTCTCAATCAGCGACAG GTACCCCACTAACAAATGGGTGAAGTTGGGAACGTTCCACGCACGGGACGAGCGCACCGTTCAGAGCTTCCCATTGGACGAACAGCTCTATGCAAAATATGTGAAG GTGGAACTCCTGTCCCACTTTGGATCTGAACATTTTTGTCCCCTCAGCCTCATTAG GGTATTTGGCACCAGTATGGTTGAAGAATATGAAGAAATAGCAGATTCTCAGTATCCCTCAGAGAGACTTGAGTACCTGGAGGAGGACTATG ACTACCCTCCAGGTTTCCAGCCCACTGAGGACAAGGCTGCAAAAAACCTCCTCGGCTCTGCTACca ATGCCATCCTTAATATGGTCAACAACATAGCCGCCAATGTGCTGGGGGCCAAACCAGAGCTTGCCGATGGGACACACCTAGAAG ACAATGACACGGAAGAGGCGGGCTATGTAAAGGATGAAAGCCCGGAGATCCTGCTCACAGCAACGCCAACGATAAGCGGTTCCGCAAC ATTGGAGACGGCAGAGGTGGAGATGGGACCCACTGCATCCCAGCCGAACTCTGACCTTCCCACTGAGCTTCCCActcctaccccctcctctccagaaCCCCTGGAGTTCATGCAGATCGTCaccctggtggaggtggatgaggaggaggagcaggaggaaaagCAGTCCACAGTCACCCTgatggagaaggaagagggcgaggaggaggaagaggaggagcaggagcaggaagagaggatgagacgggaaggagagaaggagaatatGAAGGAAGAAGAAAGgcggagatggagggagagtcAAATGTACTGCCCCCTCTCccattccttctccttctctttttcctGCATGGCCTCCTTGCCAGAGCTTCTGCACGGCTGGTGCTCGGCCAGGTTGGCCCGCAGCCTGCAGCGCAACTCCCGCCGCAGGCAGTTAAACGCCCAGCAGGCCCAACAGGCCCGCGAGGAGACACACGCCCCCCCCAAAACAGAAGGTCCTCCCGTGGTGCTGACCCCCGTCggcgcctccccctctcctgcctTGACCCAGGAAATCCTACCCCTGACAGAAAGTGTGGTTCCTGAGCCCCATCCTTCGCACCAGACCATCGACCAGGAATCGCCTCCTGCCAATCATGCCatcagcgcgcacacacatcctGAAACACACATACCCGTGCCCTCACCTGCCCCAGGGCCCCAGATAGTGTTGGAGCCCAGCCGGACTGccaccatccccccccacaGCTTCTCCCAGGCCACATTGAGCAGGCCCAACCAGGAGGAGGGTGGCGACGATGTTCCCGCCCTGGAGTTTACCCCCCTTCCTAGCCTCTACCAGGTGTTGGTGATGGAGACCCAGGTAGCCAGTAGTGTCaccttcacccccaccccaagCCTCACCCTGCAGCCCACCGCCTCCGAGACGGCTGCTCAACAAGACTACTCCATTCTCCCTGTCCAGGACCAGTCCGTacagcctctcctctccgcctccCATCCAATAGACACCATCCCACCTCCAACGGAGCTGCCCCCCGCCCAGCCCATAGACGCCCACACGGACCCGGCAAGGCAAGGTCCGGACGGCGGGGAGCTTCTGAAGCCCGAATCCCACTACGCCTCTGGGGAGAAGGTGGACCCTTCCACGGCCCAGGCAACAGAGCACCAGCGGGGGGAGGAATCGGTGGACGAGCTCCTCCTCAGCTCCAACGGGAACATCCAGCGGTCAGCCACGGAATACTACGCAGAGCTGCACGGGGACTACGGGGCCGGGAGTGGGAACGGGAACGGGGCTATGCTGAACGGGGCCACGGTGCACGGTTCCAGCCAGAAGGAGAGTGTCTTCATGAGGCTCAACAACAGGATCAAGGCCCTGGAGATGAACATGAGCCTGTCCAGCAGATACCTTGAGGAGCTCAgccagag GTACCGGAAACAGATGGAAGAGATGCAGAGAGCCTTTAACAAAACCATCATAAAGCTGGAAAACACCTCTCGTATCGCTGAGGAGCAG GACCAGAAGCAGACGGACTCCATCCAGGTTCTGCAGAACCAGCTGGAGAACGTCACCAAGCTGATGCTCAACCTCACGTCTACGGTCAGCCAGCTCCAGAGAGAG GTGTCGGACCGCCAGTGCTACCTGGTAGTGTCCTTggtcctctgtctctccctgggcCTGCTGCTCTGTCTGCAGTGCTGCCGTAATTCCCCTGCCCACACAAACCAAATCAATTCCCCTGTTCTGCCCAAGAGCAACCACTACCCCAGCCCCAAGAG atGTTTTTCGTCATATGATGATATGAGTCTTATGCGAAGAGTGACCTGTCCTCTTGTTCGCTCCAAGTCCTTTCAGCTGTCGTCTACAGATG TAGGTCCAGATGACTTGTACATTGTAGAACCTCTAAGGTTTTCTCCAGAGAAAAAG AAAAAGCGGTGTAAGACGAAGCCATCGGAGAAGGTTGAGGCGCTGATGATGCCATGCCCCTCGAGCCCCATGGCGAATGGTGGTCCCAAATGCAACGGCTTCCATCGCTGCCtgtctgcccctcctcctcctcttcctgccctcctgcccccacctcctcctcagtcaCCCCCTAATCCCCTCCCTCAGTACGCCCGTGTCCCCGTGGAGGATTTGACGTTGACGCTCGCTTTCAGGCCATCGTCTGTGGAGACTGGCGGCGgcggaagcagcagcagcagctctagCTCCTCCACCCACTCGGAAGAGTCTTACACCAGCCgcctccccccgccctccctcagcttctcctccttgtcgccgGGTATGTACATCGAGGCCCTGCCCTTCCCGCTGCACCGGGACCCCACAGCCAAGCCCCGCCAGGTGAAGCGCTCGGTGAAGCAGCGAAAGTCGCGGCAGTCTGAGCTGCAGTTCCCCTCCGTGCCAGAGGGGGTGGTCGGCTCTCTACCCAGCCTGCAAAAATTGATCAAGGGAAACAAGGATATCAGCGTGGGGTCAGTGTCACTGGGCATGTCTGAATAA